The DNA region ATTAAGCGTAAGTCGAAGAAAGGTGAGCGTATCACTATCGATTTCACTGGCTCTGTAGACGGTGAAGAATTCGAAGGTGGTAAAGCGACTGATTTTGCACTTGAGCTTGGCGAAGGTCGTATGATTCCTGGTTTCGAAGACCAAATTATTGGTATGAAAACTGGCGAAGAAAAAACAATTACCGTGACTTTCCCGGAAGATTACCACGCTGAAAACCTGAAAGGTAAAGAAGCGCAGTTCGTGATTGTGGCGAAGAAAGTTGAAGAGCGTGACTTACCAGAACTAACTGACGAGTTCGTTTCTTTGTTCGGTATTAAAGACGGCGGCGTTGATGCGTTGAAAGCTGAAGTTCGTAAGAATATGGAACGTGAGCTGAAAAACGCTGTGCAAAGCAAAGTGAAAGAGCAAGTTTTGAAAGGCTTGGTTGAGCACAACGACGTTGACTTACCAAAAGCGATGGTTGACCAAGAAATTGATGTGTTGCGTCGTCAAGCAATGCAACGTTTCGGTGGTAACCAAGCACAGTTGCCGCAACTTCCAGCTGATTTGTTTGAAGAACAAGCGAAAGAGCGCGTGAAAGTTGGTTTGTTACTGGGCGAAGTGATTCGTGGTAACGAGTTGAAAGTTGACGAGAAAAAAGTTGACGAGATCATCGAGAACAACGCTTCTGCGTACGAAGATCCAGCTGAAGTTATCGCTTACTACAAAGGTAACGAAGAAATGATGCAGCAAATTCGCAATGTTGCATTAGAAGAACAAGCAATTGAGTTCATTCTTTCTCAAGCAAAAGTTAAAGCAAAGAAAACCAGCTTTGACGAGTTGATGAACCCGAAAAAATAAAAGAGTTGCGAATACCGTCACAACAACGTTGACGGCATCGACTACAACTTGGTTTAATGGCTCGTATAAACTTATACGAGCCATTTTTATTTCAGGAGTCGTAAATTATGTCGGATATGGCGCTAGACCCAATGGCACAATTGGTGCCGATGGTAGTGGAACAGACAGCAAAAGGAGAGCGCTCGTACGATATCTACTCGCGCTTATTGAAAGAGCGCGTAATTTTCTGTTGTGGTCAGGTTGA from Pseudidiomarina andamanensis includes:
- the tig gene encoding trigger factor is translated as MQVSVETTQGLERRATITVPADVIENEVKRLLKDEYRNRRINGFRKGKVPPNVLQKLFGKEARARAASNLMQSKYFEAMMQEKINPVGMPAIEPKVNEEGQDLQFVATFEVYPEVKVAALDKLAVEKPDVEVTDKDVDTMLDTLRKQHASWKEIKRKSKKGERITIDFTGSVDGEEFEGGKATDFALELGEGRMIPGFEDQIIGMKTGEEKTITVTFPEDYHAENLKGKEAQFVIVAKKVEERDLPELTDEFVSLFGIKDGGVDALKAEVRKNMERELKNAVQSKVKEQVLKGLVEHNDVDLPKAMVDQEIDVLRRQAMQRFGGNQAQLPQLPADLFEEQAKERVKVGLLLGEVIRGNELKVDEKKVDEIIENNASAYEDPAEVIAYYKGNEEMMQQIRNVALEEQAIEFILSQAKVKAKKTSFDELMNPKK